The Thermus brockianus genome window below encodes:
- a CDS encoding YceI family protein produces MRWLVWSLALFVPALAQTFEVASGEARYRVKEELLQVGVADAVGTTKAVEGRVVLQGGRISGEFVVDLRELRSDQSRRDNYLRQNTLETSRFPTATFRPKEVKGLPNPLPQSGKVPIQVVGDLTLRDVTAEAVWEGEAEFRGQEVRVFLKTEFPFERFRLTQPRVPILLSVENRIRLEVDLLLRRR; encoded by the coding sequence ATGCGGTGGCTTGTGTGGAGCTTGGCCCTTTTTGTACCAGCCCTGGCCCAAACCTTTGAGGTAGCCTCGGGGGAGGCCCGTTACCGGGTGAAGGAGGAACTTCTGCAGGTGGGCGTTGCCGACGCCGTGGGCACCACCAAGGCGGTGGAGGGCCGGGTGGTCCTCCAGGGAGGGCGGATTAGCGGGGAGTTCGTGGTGGACCTGAGGGAGCTAAGGAGCGACCAGTCCCGCCGGGACAACTACCTGAGGCAGAACACCCTGGAGACGAGCCGCTTCCCCACCGCCACCTTCCGCCCCAAGGAGGTGAAGGGCCTTCCCAACCCCTTACCCCAAAGCGGCAAGGTCCCTATCCAGGTGGTGGGGGACCTGACCCTCCGGGACGTGACGGCGGAGGCGGTCTGGGAGGGGGAAGCGGAGTTCCGGGGCCAGGAGGTGAGGGTCTTTTTGAAGACGGAGTTCCCCTTTGAGAGGTTCCGCCTCACCCAGCCCCGGGTGCCCATCCTCCTCAGCGTGGAGAACCGCATCCGGCTAGAGGTGGACCTCCTCCTAAGGAGGCGGTGA
- a CDS encoding carboxymuconolactone decarboxylase family protein, giving the protein MSVRAAIWGEKQEAIEESLKAVDEDLFRYIRDFAYEEVLARPGLDLKTRELLAITALIALGSPKELATHLEGALRVGATEEEVREAILQSALFLGFPRALAAMRLFQKVRKGRGAPHEGEG; this is encoded by the coding sequence ATGAGCGTGCGGGCGGCCATCTGGGGGGAGAAGCAGGAGGCCATAGAGGAAAGCCTCAAGGCGGTGGACGAGGACCTTTTCCGCTACATCCGCGACTTCGCCTACGAGGAGGTCCTGGCCCGGCCCGGGCTGGACCTGAAGACGCGGGAGCTCCTCGCCATCACCGCCCTCATCGCCTTGGGAAGCCCTAAGGAGCTCGCCACCCACCTGGAGGGCGCCCTGCGGGTGGGGGCCACGGAGGAGGAGGTGCGGGAGGCCATCCTCCAGTCGGCCCTCTTCCTGGGCTTCCCCCGGGCCCTGGCGGCCATGAGGCTTTTCCAGAAGGTGCGAAAAGGCCGTGGTGCTCCTCACGAGGGGGAAGGATAG
- the hemA gene encoding glutamyl-tRNA reductase: MALPLYLVGLSHKTAPVEVRERAALDPAVALPAALRRLGKAVVLSTCNRTEIYGVGAPEEAKALLRERGVEPRYLYVKEGMEVLRHLFRVAAGLDSLVVGEAQILGQVREALFLARAHKATESLLEKAFQSAIALGKRARSETAIGAGAVSVAYAALDLAQAVYGDLTGLTVAVLGAGEMAELFLTHLRAHGVGRVLVVNRTAERAKALAERLGGEAFALEALPQVLAEADLVVASAAAPHYLVRPEDLPRRAKPLFLIDIALPRNIDPRVGRLPHAYLYNLDDLQRVVEKNLKARLGEVPKVEALIEKALGDYLEWYAGHRVREAIRALEERLLREVAKEFPHADPLTWHKEAGRRAHPLILALKAQARP, encoded by the coding sequence ATGGCCCTGCCCCTCTACCTGGTGGGCCTTTCCCACAAGACCGCTCCCGTGGAGGTGCGGGAAAGGGCGGCCTTGGACCCGGCCGTGGCCCTTCCCGCCGCCCTCCGGCGCCTGGGCAAGGCGGTGGTGCTTTCCACCTGCAACCGCACGGAGATCTACGGGGTGGGTGCGCCCGAGGAGGCCAAGGCCCTCCTTCGGGAAAGGGGTGTGGAACCGCGGTACCTGTACGTGAAGGAGGGGATGGAGGTCCTCCGCCACCTCTTCCGCGTGGCTGCGGGGCTGGACTCCTTGGTGGTGGGGGAGGCGCAGATCCTCGGCCAGGTACGGGAAGCCCTTTTCCTGGCCAGGGCGCACAAGGCCACGGAAAGCCTTTTGGAAAAAGCCTTCCAGTCCGCCATCGCCCTGGGCAAGCGGGCCCGGAGCGAAACCGCCATCGGGGCTGGGGCGGTGAGCGTGGCCTACGCCGCCTTGGACCTGGCCCAGGCCGTCTATGGCGACCTCACGGGGCTCACCGTGGCGGTCCTGGGGGCGGGGGAGATGGCGGAGCTTTTCCTCACCCACCTCCGCGCCCACGGGGTGGGGCGGGTTTTGGTGGTGAACCGCACGGCGGAAAGGGCCAAGGCCTTGGCGGAGCGCTTGGGCGGGGAGGCCTTTGCCCTGGAAGCCCTGCCCCAGGTCCTGGCGGAGGCGGACCTGGTGGTGGCCTCGGCGGCCGCCCCCCACTACCTGGTGCGCCCCGAGGACCTGCCCCGGCGGGCCAAGCCCCTTTTCCTCATAGACATCGCCCTCCCGAGGAACATTGACCCCAGGGTGGGGCGGCTTCCCCACGCCTACCTCTACAACCTGGACGACCTGCAAAGGGTGGTGGAGAAAAACCTCAAGGCCCGCCTGGGCGAGGTGCCCAAGGTGGAGGCCCTGATAGAGAAGGCCCTGGGCGACTACCTGGAGTGGTACGCCGGCCACCGGGTGCGGGAGGCCATCCGGGCCCTGGAGGAGAGGCTTCTTAGGGAAGTGGCCAAGGAGTTTCCCCACGCCGACCCCCTCACCTGGCACAAGGAGGCGGGCCGCCGGGCCCACCCCTTGATCCTGGCCCTCAAGGCCCAGGCCCGGCCATGA
- the ccsA gene encoding cytochrome c biogenesis protein CcsA, with protein sequence MSLASVLAFLGLALLALGWFWPRGLGLGAWLYLGAALADALSKGVFSGPAQPALVLGGLLALRGEALALRPKLSSLRRYLLALALVLGLFALKALPHPRGELPLFLTLFHAGAFLVAYLALAVGVGAGVMCALQDLRLRAHPERALGAPPLWSLRRLERGYLRVGYGAATLGLGSGMAWAFSYFGSPLSLDPKEVSAFLGWLLFTLYFLLEDRLRGRVRAGLLLLAYALLLFAFLGAPFLGSRHPSRLPP encoded by the coding sequence ATGAGCCTGGCGAGCGTCCTGGCCTTTTTGGGCCTGGCCCTTTTGGCCTTGGGGTGGTTTTGGCCCCGGGGGCTTGGGCTTGGGGCTTGGCTTTACCTAGGGGCCGCCTTGGCCGATGCGCTATCTAAGGGGGTTTTTTCGGGGCCGGCCCAACCCGCCTTGGTCCTCGGGGGCCTTTTGGCCCTGCGGGGCGAGGCCCTCGCCCTTCGCCCTAAGCTTTCCTCTTTGCGCCGCTATCTCCTCGCCCTCGCCTTGGTCCTCGGCCTTTTCGCCCTAAAGGCCCTGCCCCACCCCCGGGGGGAGCTTCCCCTTTTCCTCACCCTCTTCCACGCCGGGGCCTTTTTGGTGGCCTACCTGGCCTTGGCCGTGGGGGTGGGGGCGGGGGTGATGTGCGCCCTGCAGGACCTGCGCCTGCGGGCGCACCCGGAGCGAGCCCTGGGGGCGCCTCCCCTTTGGAGCCTAAGGCGGCTTGAGCGGGGCTACCTGAGGGTGGGCTACGGGGCGGCCACCTTGGGCTTGGGAAGCGGCATGGCCTGGGCTTTTAGCTACTTCGGGAGCCCTTTGAGCTTAGATCCCAAGGAGGTTTCCGCCTTTTTGGGCTGGCTCCTTTTTACCCTTTACTTTCTCCTGGAAGACCGGCTTCGGGGCCGGGTGCGGGCGGGGCTTCTCCTCCTCGCCTACGCCCTTCTCCTCTTCGCCTTCCTGGGGGCGCCCTTCCTGGGGTCCCGGCACCCCTCGAGGCTCCCCCCTTAA
- a CDS encoding uroporphyrinogen-III synthase, producing MVLLTRGKDRALLERLAAWGIRAAEVALLEQVDLPGLARLPEALGEGFDWVAVTSKEGARRLLGAWERAGRPPLRVAAVGEGTGEVLRQGGLPPAFLPERATAKDLAEAFPEAKRVLFVAGDLAGGELERGLRGRGVEVVRLEVYATRERALSPAERRLLEEAEVAAFFSPSGVRAYARWTGRRPKAACIGPATAEAARGLGFAVYEAPRPGLEGLWEAILRAL from the coding sequence GTGGTGCTCCTCACGAGGGGGAAGGATAGGGCGCTTTTGGAAAGGCTGGCCGCCTGGGGGATCAGGGCGGCGGAAGTGGCCCTCCTGGAGCAGGTGGACCTCCCCGGCCTGGCCCGCCTGCCTGAGGCCCTGGGGGAGGGCTTTGACTGGGTGGCCGTCACCTCCAAGGAAGGGGCGCGGCGCCTCCTTGGCGCCTGGGAGCGGGCGGGAAGGCCCCCCCTAAGGGTGGCGGCGGTGGGGGAGGGGACGGGGGAGGTCCTGCGGCAAGGGGGGCTTCCCCCCGCCTTCCTCCCGGAAAGGGCCACGGCCAAGGACCTGGCCGAGGCCTTTCCGGAGGCGAAGCGGGTCCTCTTCGTGGCGGGGGACCTGGCGGGAGGGGAGCTGGAGCGGGGGCTTCGGGGGCGGGGGGTGGAGGTGGTGCGCCTCGAGGTCTACGCCACCCGGGAAAGGGCGCTCTCCCCAGCGGAGCGCCGCCTGCTGGAGGAGGCGGAGGTGGCGGCCTTCTTTAGCCCAAGCGGGGTGCGGGCCTACGCCCGCTGGACGGGGAGGCGGCCCAAGGCGGCCTGCATCGGTCCCGCCACGGCGGAGGCGGCGAGAGGGCTTGGCTTTGCCGTGTACGAGGCCCCGCGCCCGGGGCTCGAGGGGCTATGGGAGGCTATCCTTCGGGCCCTTTGA
- the trhA gene encoding PAQR family membrane homeostasis protein TrhA, whose translation MVREPFNALSHALGVPLALMGTLILLLLAPKEAWGGLLLFGLTMALMFGASALYHALKVGERALAWLRRLDHAAIFLFIAGSYTPFLLEGMREGAGWVLGLVWGLALLGVGFRLFFLRAPRWLYTLAYLGLGWLSVLFLPRLALPLSTFAFMALAGAFYTLGALVYWRKHPNPWPHAVGFHGLWHLLVLLGSLFMYLAVLSLYT comes from the coding sequence ATGGTCCGCGAACCCTTTAACGCCCTAAGCCACGCCTTGGGGGTGCCCTTAGCCCTTATGGGAACCCTAATCCTCCTCCTCCTAGCCCCCAAGGAGGCCTGGGGTGGCCTCCTCCTCTTCGGCCTCACCATGGCCCTGATGTTTGGGGCCAGCGCCCTCTACCACGCCCTAAAGGTGGGGGAAAGGGCCCTCGCCTGGCTAAGGCGGCTGGACCACGCCGCCATCTTCCTCTTCATCGCCGGAAGCTACACCCCTTTCCTCCTGGAAGGCATGCGGGAGGGCGCCGGATGGGTCCTGGGCCTGGTCTGGGGGCTTGCCCTTTTGGGCGTGGGCTTCCGCCTCTTTTTCCTCAGGGCCCCCCGCTGGCTCTACACCTTGGCGTACTTGGGCCTCGGGTGGCTTTCCGTCCTCTTCCTCCCCCGCCTGGCCCTACCCCTTTCCACCTTCGCCTTTATGGCCCTGGCGGGGGCTTTCTACACCCTGGGGGCCTTGGTCTACTGGCGCAAGCACCCCAACCCCTGGCCGCACGCGGTGGGCTTCCATGGGCTTTGGCACCTCTTGGTGCTTTTGGGGAGCCTCTTCATGTACCTGGCGGTCCTCAGCCTCTACACCTAG
- a CDS encoding DUF2089 domain-containing protein encodes MVMRPLPVRCPVCESPLAAKVLFCPACATEVSGRFALNEFALLPKEHLDFLRLFVKARGNLKEVERLLGVSYPTVRARLDALLRALGYEDEAEPEGAEAARLEVLEALRKGEISVEEAVARLRGGKS; translated from the coding sequence ATGGTGATGCGACCGCTTCCCGTGCGTTGCCCGGTTTGCGAAAGCCCGTTGGCGGCGAAGGTCCTTTTCTGCCCTGCCTGCGCCACGGAGGTTTCGGGGCGCTTCGCCCTAAACGAGTTCGCCCTCCTTCCCAAGGAACACCTGGACTTCCTGCGGCTTTTCGTGAAGGCCCGGGGGAACCTCAAGGAGGTGGAGCGCCTCCTAGGGGTTTCCTACCCCACGGTGCGGGCCCGGTTGGACGCCCTCCTGCGGGCGTTGGGTTACGAGGACGAGGCGGAGCCGGAGGGTGCGGAGGCGGCGCGCCTGGAGGTCCTGGAGGCTTTGCGCAAGGGGGAGATCAGCGTGGAGGAGGCGGTGGCGCGCTTGCGGGGAGGGAAAAGCTGA
- a CDS encoding response regulator transcription factor — protein sequence MEAPLILIVEDEKDIARFIELELQAEGYRTEVAHDGITGLSRFREVNPNLVILDLMLPVMDGIEVAKRIRKTSNVPILILTAKDRVEDKVEGLDAGADDYLVKPFSIEELLARVRAHLRRVSPAITGEIRVADLIINVEGREVFRSGRRIELSNKEFELLELLAKNPGKVFSRYEIEEKVWPGYQGGSNVVDVYIGYLRKKLEAGGERRLIHTVRGVGYVLRED from the coding sequence ATGGAAGCCCCTCTAATCCTCATCGTGGAGGACGAGAAGGACATCGCCCGCTTCATAGAGTTAGAGCTCCAAGCGGAGGGCTACCGCACCGAGGTGGCCCACGACGGCATCACCGGCCTTTCCCGATTCCGCGAGGTGAACCCCAACCTGGTGATCCTGGACCTGATGCTTCCCGTGATGGACGGGATTGAGGTGGCCAAGCGCATCCGCAAGACCTCCAACGTGCCCATCCTTATCCTCACCGCCAAGGACCGGGTGGAGGACAAGGTGGAGGGCCTGGACGCCGGGGCGGACGACTACCTGGTGAAGCCCTTTTCCATAGAAGAGCTCCTCGCCCGGGTGCGGGCCCACCTGCGCCGGGTAAGCCCGGCCATCACCGGGGAAATCCGGGTGGCGGACCTCATCATCAACGTGGAGGGGCGGGAGGTTTTCCGGAGCGGCCGCCGCATTGAGCTTTCCAACAAGGAGTTTGAGCTTCTGGAGCTTCTCGCCAAGAACCCCGGCAAGGTCTTTAGCCGCTACGAGATAGAGGAGAAGGTCTGGCCGGGCTACCAAGGGGGAAGCAACGTGGTGGACGTGTACATCGGCTACCTGCGCAAGAAGCTGGAGGCCGGGGGGGAGCGCCGCCTCATCCACACGGTGCGGGGCGTGGGGTACGTCCTTAGGGAGGACTAA
- a CDS encoding intradiol ring-cleavage dioxygenase — MRRRALMGLFLLPLARAQGACRPTPALTEGPYYLREVPQRSDLREGLPGVPLRLTLKVQNAACRPLGGARVDLWHTDALGRYSGVNAPGTFCRGWQATDEKGEVAFLTLFPGWYPSRTPHLHLRVEAGGRGFATQLFFPEEAQRQVYAQPPYAQRGLPRVGNRQDGIFRADLLLTLRPEGEGFAAAFTLTLPF, encoded by the coding sequence ATGCGAAGGCGTGCGCTCATGGGCCTTTTCCTCCTCCCCTTGGCCCGGGCCCAGGGGGCCTGCCGCCCCACCCCCGCCCTCACGGAAGGCCCCTATTACCTCCGGGAGGTGCCCCAAAGATCGGACCTGCGGGAAGGGCTTCCCGGCGTTCCCTTGCGCCTCACCCTCAAGGTGCAAAACGCCGCCTGCCGTCCCCTGGGGGGGGCCCGGGTGGACCTCTGGCACACGGACGCCCTGGGCCGCTACTCCGGGGTCAACGCCCCCGGGACCTTCTGCCGAGGATGGCAGGCCACGGACGAGAAGGGGGAAGTGGCCTTCCTCACCCTTTTCCCTGGCTGGTACCCAAGCCGCACCCCCCACCTGCACCTAAGGGTGGAGGCGGGAGGCAGGGGCTTCGCCACCCAGCTCTTCTTCCCCGAGGAGGCCCAGCGCCAGGTCTACGCCCAGCCCCCCTACGCCCAGCGGGGCCTGCCCCGGGTGGGCAACCGCCAAGACGGCATCTTCCGCGCCGACCTCCTCCTCACCTTAAGGCCTGAGGGGGAAGGCTTCGCCGCCGCCTTCACCCTCACCCTGCCCTTCTAA
- a CDS encoding SHOCT-like domain-containing protein, which produces MEEKRRVLEMVKAGEIGVEEALALLEALGNGPKASSPARLLRVRVDGHDHGKPVKVHVNLPLALAELLEKLLPEETQLTLGRQGVSLKELLAVVGQGVPEGKLVEVEAEEEGKPVRILVEVV; this is translated from the coding sequence ATGGAGGAGAAGCGGAGGGTTCTGGAGATGGTGAAGGCGGGGGAGATTGGGGTGGAGGAGGCCCTGGCCCTTCTAGAAGCCCTGGGGAATGGCCCCAAGGCCTCCTCCCCGGCCCGGCTTTTGCGGGTGCGGGTGGACGGCCACGACCACGGCAAGCCGGTGAAGGTGCACGTCAACCTTCCCCTGGCTTTGGCGGAGCTTTTGGAGAAGCTCCTGCCCGAGGAGACCCAGCTCACCCTGGGGCGCCAGGGGGTGAGCCTGAAGGAACTCCTGGCGGTGGTGGGCCAAGGGGTGCCGGAGGGAAAGCTGGTGGAGGTGGAGGCGGAGGAGGAGGGCAAGCCCGTGCGCATCCTGGTGGAGGTGGTTTGA
- a CDS encoding HAD family hydrolase: protein MTRAVLFDVGNTLILASPRFWLLPFLEERGLKPRKDPKEAALAAFRFYEENHLAAKDLPTALTLWREFHRRLFAGMGLEAEAEALSRELVENWKNPRFWPITPGAQEVLEVLRERGYSLAVVSNWDATLPEILEVVGLRPYFQHLAVSALSGVAKPHPRLFQEALEALGVAPEEAVHVGDSEADLLGAEAARVRPLLFDPLGQNPKALHPLERVLDFLP, encoded by the coding sequence ATGACCCGGGCCGTGCTCTTTGACGTGGGGAACACCCTGATCCTGGCAAGCCCCCGGTTTTGGCTCCTGCCCTTTTTGGAGGAGCGGGGCCTGAAGCCGAGGAAAGATCCCAAGGAAGCGGCCCTCGCCGCTTTCCGCTTCTACGAGGAGAACCACCTGGCGGCCAAAGACCTGCCCACGGCCCTCACCCTCTGGCGGGAGTTCCACCGGAGGCTTTTTGCGGGCATGGGCCTCGAGGCCGAGGCGGAGGCCCTTTCCCGGGAACTGGTGGAGAACTGGAAGAACCCCCGTTTCTGGCCCATCACCCCCGGGGCCCAGGAGGTCCTGGAGGTCTTGAGGGAGCGGGGCTATTCCCTGGCCGTGGTCTCCAACTGGGACGCCACCTTGCCGGAGATCCTGGAGGTGGTGGGGTTAAGGCCCTACTTCCAACACCTGGCGGTGAGCGCCCTTTCCGGGGTGGCCAAGCCCCATCCCAGGCTTTTCCAGGAGGCCCTGGAGGCCCTGGGCGTGGCCCCGGAGGAGGCGGTGCACGTGGGGGACTCGGAGGCGGACCTTTTGGGGGCGGAGGCCGCCCGGGTGAGGCCCCTCCTCTTTGACCCCTTGGGCCAAAACCCCAAGGCCCTCCACCCCTTGGAAAGGGTGCTAGACTTCCTCCCATGA
- a CDS encoding sensor histidine kinase, giving the protein MTLRTRITLLTAGLLFVTLVVLGVALEGVLRSFLYRSLRAELLEASNQVVRLLNLGGQPLLEAGLPAGLYAELQLLPEEDPALLAREGGISLQKSPALGSGRLLLKEGDYRALLARGEVWARVELPREGTPLPLLVYARRVEVNVAGTVWKGLLLVGRPTEGIEATLTQFTRIYAGTALLVLLLSVLLARNLVARALSPLEWVARKAEAMPERPEPLPEPEGEDEVAALVKALNGMLSRMQKAFEAQTRFLQDASHELRTPITAILGHVGYLLRRTPLNEVQRESLETVRREAERMGKLVSDLLELSQSGSWRIEPIPVRVLDLLEEVREEFKRSFEGEILVEAPPEVYVRGDPDRLHQVLANLVSNSLKAGARQVWLRAFDLKDKVVVRVEDDGEGIPEEHLPHLFERFYRVDKARDRERGGSGLGLAIVKAILEAHGGEVWVESEVGKGTAFSFSLPASAPPPPPR; this is encoded by the coding sequence ATGACCCTGCGCACCCGCATCACCCTCCTCACGGCGGGCCTCCTTTTCGTCACCCTGGTGGTCCTCGGGGTAGCCCTGGAAGGGGTCTTGCGGAGCTTCCTCTACCGAAGCCTCCGGGCAGAGCTTTTGGAGGCCAGCAACCAGGTGGTGCGCCTCCTTAACCTCGGGGGGCAGCCCCTCCTGGAGGCGGGCCTTCCCGCCGGCCTTTACGCCGAACTCCAGCTCCTCCCCGAGGAGGACCCCGCCCTTCTGGCCCGGGAAGGGGGGATTAGCCTCCAGAAAAGCCCCGCATTGGGGAGCGGGCGCCTCCTCCTCAAGGAGGGGGACTACCGGGCCCTCCTGGCCCGGGGGGAGGTCTGGGCCCGGGTGGAGCTACCCCGGGAAGGAACGCCTCTTCCCCTCCTGGTCTACGCCCGCCGGGTGGAGGTGAACGTGGCCGGCACGGTGTGGAAGGGCCTCCTCCTGGTGGGACGGCCCACGGAAGGGATAGAGGCCACCCTCACCCAGTTCACCCGCATCTACGCCGGCACCGCCCTTTTGGTGCTCCTCCTAAGCGTCCTGCTGGCGCGGAACCTGGTGGCCCGGGCCCTTTCCCCCTTGGAGTGGGTAGCCCGGAAGGCCGAGGCCATGCCCGAGCGCCCCGAGCCCCTGCCCGAGCCCGAAGGGGAGGACGAGGTGGCGGCCCTGGTCAAGGCCCTAAACGGGATGCTCTCCCGCATGCAAAAGGCCTTTGAGGCCCAGACCCGCTTCCTCCAAGACGCCTCCCACGAGCTCAGGACCCCCATCACCGCCATCCTGGGCCACGTGGGCTACCTCCTCCGCCGCACCCCCCTGAACGAGGTCCAGCGGGAAAGCCTGGAAACCGTCCGGCGGGAGGCCGAGCGCATGGGGAAGCTGGTTTCCGACCTATTGGAGCTTTCCCAAAGCGGAAGCTGGCGCATAGAGCCCATCCCCGTGCGGGTTCTGGACCTCTTGGAGGAGGTGCGGGAGGAGTTCAAAAGGAGCTTTGAGGGGGAGATCCTGGTGGAAGCCCCCCCGGAGGTGTACGTCCGGGGGGACCCCGACCGGCTCCACCAGGTCCTGGCCAACCTGGTGTCCAACAGCCTCAAGGCCGGGGCCCGGCAGGTTTGGCTCAGGGCCTTTGACCTTAAGGACAAGGTGGTGGTGCGGGTGGAGGACGACGGGGAGGGCATCCCCGAGGAGCACCTCCCCCACCTCTTTGAGCGCTTCTACCGGGTGGATAAGGCCCGGGACCGGGAACGGGGAGGCTCTGGGCTTGGGCTTGCCATCGTGAAGGCCATCCTCGAGGCCCACGGGGGGGAGGTCTGGGTGGAAAGCGAGGTGGGCAAGGGGACGGCCTTCAGCTTTTCCCTCCCCGCAAGCGCGCCACCGCCTCCTCCACGCTGA